One Jeotgalicoccus saudimassiliensis DNA window includes the following coding sequences:
- a CDS encoding type 1 glutamine amidotransferase domain-containing protein yields the protein MAKKVAVIMTDLAEDIEYTSPKEAIEEAGHETVLISPDGSAVEGKKGGKFEAEKAIGDVTPADYDALLIPGGFSPDILRGDKEDRFGNFAKHFLEEDKPVFAICHGPQLLVDTGLLKDRKITSVKNVKNDLINAGAKWEDSALAVCSNLATSRTPADLDQFNAEIKRQLG from the coding sequence ATGGCAAAAAAAGTAGCTGTTATTATGACGGACTTGGCAGAAGATATAGAGTACACAAGCCCGAAAGAAGCAATCGAAGAAGCAGGTCATGAAACGGTGCTCATTTCACCGGACGGATCTGCAGTTGAAGGTAAAAAGGGCGGTAAATTCGAAGCGGAAAAAGCTATCGGAGACGTTACACCTGCCGACTACGATGCTTTATTAATTCCCGGAGGATTTTCACCGGACATTTTACGCGGTGATAAAGAAGACCGTTTCGGTAACTTTGCGAAACACTTCCTCGAAGAAGACAAGCCGGTATTTGCAATTTGTCACGGTCCTCAGCTTCTTGTAGACACAGGGCTGTTAAAAGACAGAAAAATTACGAGTGTAAAAAATGTTAAGAATGATTTAATCAATGCGGGAGCGAAATGGGAAGACAGCGCGCTGGCAGTTTGCAGTAATCTCGCAACGAGCCGTACACCTGCCGATTTAGATCAGTTTAATGCTGAAATTAAAAGACAGTTAGGTTAA
- a CDS encoding immunoglobulin-like domain-containing protein: MKANTLIKFMIGALPVAPIVGDFVNTDIEPVSDGPDEAYENYSGPTMKQEVESHSGNIPAIKGVSNINVKTGSDFNPLAGVYALDNQDGNITDNIEVTSNSVNTDRPGTYSITYRVENNRGGYYEHVRQVTVSDRDSDPVPLIPPTAAQLGESGSDQDTPSAEESNNSVVFSGTGDLTITTGESFDPKDGVRVLDIDGTDISNLLYISGEVDTETPGEYTIAYAVFDSFGDPAADARTVTVQ, encoded by the coding sequence ATGAAAGCAAATACGCTCATAAAATTTATGATTGGCGCCCTGCCCGTTGCTCCGATAGTCGGTGATTTTGTCAATACAGACATCGAACCTGTGTCAGACGGACCGGATGAGGCTTATGAAAATTACAGCGGCCCGACTATGAAACAGGAAGTCGAAAGTCACAGCGGCAACATTCCTGCTATTAAAGGGGTCAGCAATATCAATGTTAAAACCGGAAGTGATTTTAATCCTCTGGCCGGTGTTTATGCGCTGGATAACCAGGATGGAAATATAACCGATAATATAGAAGTAACCAGCAACAGTGTGAATACGGACAGACCCGGAACTTACAGTATCACTTACCGTGTTGAAAATAACCGCGGTGGGTATTATGAACACGTTCGCCAGGTTACTGTCTCGGACAGAGACAGTGATCCGGTACCGCTTATTCCTCCTACTGCCGCACAGCTCGGCGAGAGTGGCTCAGACCAGGATACACCATCAGCTGAAGAATCGAATAACTCTGTCGTCTTTAGCGGCACCGGAGACTTAACAATTACAACAGGCGAATCGTTTGATCCTAAAGACGGCGTCCGCGTACTCGATATTGACGGTACCGATATAAGCAACCTGCTTTATATTTCCGGTGAAGTTGATACCGAGACTCCCGGTGAATACACGATTGCCTATGCTGTATTTGACAGCTTTGGTGATCCGGCTGCAGATGCCAGAACGGTAACTGTACAGTAA
- a CDS encoding calcium/sodium antiporter gives MTYILLIFGFVLLIKGADYFVDGASAIAGKLHVSPLIVGLTIVSLGTSAPEAVVSIIAALENNGDMVIGNVVGSNIINISLMLGVTILISPILVERETRTREIPFALAAAVLLLLLMSDRFLLSANTSIIGRIDGIILLTGIVLFLYYIFVKARRSRAATFDNEARKSGNDSGWFKNIVLFVIGLSGIIFGGDMVVDSASAIALSLGMSQALVGLTIVAIGTSLPELTTSISAARKGEAEMAFGNLIGSNIFNILFVLGISAVISPLSVSDSLFTDAWVLIAVSLVLLIIALWKNKLSRSGGILLVVLYAVYFIYIIIRG, from the coding sequence TTGACTTATATATTATTAATTTTCGGCTTTGTCCTGCTGATAAAAGGAGCGGACTATTTTGTCGACGGGGCATCGGCAATAGCGGGGAAGCTGCATGTTTCACCGCTGATTGTCGGATTGACCATCGTTTCGCTTGGCACGAGTGCTCCGGAAGCAGTCGTCAGTATTATTGCCGCACTGGAAAATAACGGTGATATGGTAATAGGAAATGTCGTCGGGAGCAACATTATAAATATTTCCCTGATGCTCGGTGTAACTATATTAATATCACCGATACTGGTTGAACGGGAAACACGTACGAGGGAAATTCCATTTGCACTTGCAGCTGCGGTATTATTATTACTGCTGATGTCCGATCGGTTTCTGCTGTCTGCAAATACAAGTATTATAGGGCGGATTGACGGGATAATTCTCTTGACCGGTATTGTATTATTTCTGTACTATATTTTTGTTAAAGCACGGAGATCGAGAGCAGCAACATTTGATAATGAAGCGAGAAAATCAGGGAATGATTCGGGCTGGTTTAAAAATATTGTATTGTTTGTAATCGGTCTCTCCGGTATTATATTCGGGGGTGATATGGTTGTAGACAGTGCTTCAGCCATCGCTCTGTCGCTTGGAATGAGCCAGGCGCTTGTCGGTCTGACGATTGTTGCCATTGGAACATCGCTGCCTGAGTTAACAACTTCGATATCTGCTGCCAGAAAAGGTGAAGCGGAAATGGCTTTTGGCAATCTGATCGGGAGTAATATATTCAACATATTATTTGTACTTGGTATCTCAGCTGTAATCAGCCCGCTGAGTGTCAGTGATTCACTCTTCACAGACGCCTGGGTACTGATCGCAGTATCACTGGTGCTGCTTATAATTGCACTGTGGAAAAATAAACTGTCACGAAGTGGCGGCATATTGCTGGTTGTATTATATGCGGTTTATTTTATATATATAATTA